From a region of the Hippopotamus amphibius kiboko isolate mHipAmp2 chromosome 3, mHipAmp2.hap2, whole genome shotgun sequence genome:
- the LOC130848659 gene encoding LOW QUALITY PROTEIN: olfactory receptor 8J2-like (The sequence of the model RefSeq protein was modified relative to this genomic sequence to represent the inferred CDS: substituted 2 bases at 2 genomic stop codons), whose product MAPGNLTQVTEFILTGVSDHPELQVPLFCVFLVIYGLTMAENRGIITLTSVDSQLQTPMYFFLRHLAVINLGNSTVITPKMLVNFLVTKKTIPYYGCAAQLGGFIVFIVAEIFVLAAMAXDHYMVIYNTLLYQVVVSPRICLLLGSLIYLYSLTTALTVSSCVFSMSYCASNVINHFYCDNIPLLALSCSDTYIPETAVFTFSGTNLFFSMIIVLTSYFNIVLAILRVRSSEGXQKAFSTCASHMIAVTVFYGTLLFMYLQPRTNHSLDTDKMASVFYILVIPMLNPLIYSLRNKDVKDALKRFLDNPNNSN is encoded by the coding sequence ATGGCTCCAGGGAACCTCACTCAAGTGACTGAATTCATTCTAACGGGAGTCTCAGACCATCCAGAGCTCCAGGTgcctcttttttgtgtgttcctGGTCATCTACGGGCTGACTATGGCAGAGAACCGGGGCATCATCACCCTCACCAGTGTGGACTCTCAGCTTCAgacccccatgtactttttcctccgGCACCTGGCTGTCATCAACCTTGGCAATTCTACAGTCATTACCCCCAAAATGCTGGTTAACTTCTTGgttacaaagaaaaccatacctTACTATGGATGTGCTGCCCAACTGGGTGGATTCATAGTTTTTATTGTGGCTGAGATTTTTGTGCTGGCAGCCATGGCCTAGGACCATTATATGGTTATTTATAACACCCTGCTCTACCAGGTGGTGGTTTCTCCACGGATCTGCCTTCTGCTGGGCTCCCTTATATACCTCTATAGTCTGACCACAGCACTGACTGTCTCTTCCTGTGTGTTCTCCATGTCCTACTGTGCTTCCAATGTGATCAACCATTTTTACTGTGACAACATCCCCTTGCTAGCATTGTCCTGTTCTGATACCTACATTCCAGAAACAGCAGTGTTTACCTTTTCAGGGaccaatttgtttttctctatgatTATTGTTCTAACATCCTACTTCAATATAGTCCTTGCCATTTTGAGGGTACGTTCTTCAGAGGGGTGACAAAAAGCCTTTTCCACCTGTGCTTCGCACATGATAGCTGTCACTGTGTTCTATGGGACTCTTCTCTTCATGTATTTGCAACCAAGGACCAACCACTCATTAGATACTGATAAAATGGCCTCTGTCTTCTACATCCTAGTGATTCCAATGCTGAACCCCCTCATTTACAGCCTAAGGAACAAGGATGTAAAGGATGCATTGAAGAGATTCCTGGATAACCCCAATAATTCAAATTAA